The following coding sequences are from one Arachis hypogaea cultivar Tifrunner chromosome 7, arahy.Tifrunner.gnm2.J5K5, whole genome shotgun sequence window:
- the LOC112703134 gene encoding uncharacterized protein At1g01500-like gives MENSYKANGNIHRVSRQNKHPFSIRDQSLPCFDIRVFLVRVCKSDLDNSAPEVLKLKCVSPNPGTLLKVNGVRAAMQSEGVSSLLKRDRVDKKSKEVTFVSTDSIKMSSNVKFEVFDKDVLLVSGVLELCNSNGSVNGQRWSMNCESIIIPGTSFFKSKKFMLPGSTLPTIEVYIAGSFLDTPIVLTKTLHLSSQIKHTRMGTFSTNLENETSAPSTFTLQAADNMSEKPEEEDNNIDLYQRRAYVAAEEEDGEVSWFNAGVRVGVGIGLSVCIGIGIGVGVLVKTYQGTTRNFRRRLL, from the exons ATGGAGAATTCTTACAAGGCTAATGGAAATATACATAGAGTTTCAAGGCAGAATAAACATCCATTCTCCATAAGGGATCAATCATTGCCCTGCTTTGACATAAGAGTATTTTTAGTCAGAGTTTGCAAATCTGATCTTGATAATTCTGCTCCCGAGGTTCTCAAACTGAAATGTGTTTCACCAAATCCTGGCACACTTCTCAAAGTTAATGGCGTCCGCGCTGCTATGCAATCCGAGGGTGTTTCAAGCCTTCTCAAAAGAGATAGAGTAGATAAGAAATCAAAAGAAGTGACATTTGTAAGCACAGATAGTATTAAGATGAGTAGTAATGTTAAGTTTGAAGTGTTTGACAAAGATGTTCTGTTGGTTTCTGGGGTCTTAGAATTATGCAATAGCAATGGATCTGTTAATGGACAAAGATGGAGCATGAACTGTGAGTCAATTATAATTCCTGGAACTAgtttcttcaagagcaagaaattCATGTTGCCAGGTTCAACTTTACCTACAATAGAGGTCTACATTGCTGGGTCCTTCTTGGATACTCCAATTGTCTTAACAAAGACCCTCCACCTTAGTTCTCAGATAAAACACACAAGGATGGGGACATTCTCTACAAACCTGGAAAACGAGACAAGTGCTCCTTCAACATTTACTTTACAG GCTGCAGATAACATGAGTGAAAAGCCTGAAGAGGAGGATAACAACATTGATTTGTACCAAAGAAGAGCATATGTtgctgctgaagaagaagatggagaggtGTCATGGTTCAATGCAGGTGTGAGAGTAGGTGTTGGAATTGGTCTGAGTGTTTGCATTGGCATTGGCATTGGAGTTGGCGTGCTTGTTAAGACTTACCAAGGCACTACTCGCAACTTTAGGAGACGACTATTATGA